A genome region from Deinococcus sp. KNUC1210 includes the following:
- a CDS encoding septal ring lytic transglycosylase RlpA family protein, giving the protein MTGRIPKGLLLAALLTFSAYRNVGADVVYRVQPGDTLSLLARRSGVSVAELQRLNGLSGVMLMVGQAIKLPGTSDDASPADARSADSSAAVKAITAQADAPVFQSGMAVYYGGRADTRTVLTAAHLSLPFGTWVEVTHVRTGKSVLVLINDRGPFGRPDRIIDLSSAAARELGIMGEGVAPVTIRIARQP; this is encoded by the coding sequence TTGACGGGCCGCATTCCGAAAGGTCTGCTGCTCGCGGCGCTGCTCACATTCTCGGCATATAGGAATGTTGGGGCCGATGTGGTGTACCGGGTGCAGCCGGGCGACACACTTTCTCTGCTGGCTCGGCGCAGCGGGGTCAGCGTGGCCGAGCTGCAACGCCTGAACGGTCTGAGCGGCGTCATGCTGATGGTCGGGCAGGCCATCAAACTTCCGGGAACGAGCGACGACGCCAGCCCAGCCGATGCACGTTCTGCCGATTCTTCGGCGGCGGTCAAGGCCATCACCGCGCAGGCAGACGCACCGGTCTTTCAGAGCGGTATGGCGGTGTACTACGGCGGGCGAGCCGACACGCGCACCGTGCTGACGGCGGCGCACCTGTCGCTGCCGTTCGGAACGTGGGTGGAAGTGACGCACGTGCGGACCGGAAAAAGCGTGCTGGTCCTCATCAACGACCGGGGACCGTTCGGACGCCCGGACCGGATCATCGACCTGTCGTCGGCGGCGGCCCGCGAACTGGGCATCATGGGCGAAGGCGTGGCCCCGGTCACGATCCGGATTGCCCGGCAACCGTGA
- a CDS encoding YbjN domain-containing protein: protein MTNSDTALLTLETIAKYLKEKEVQLDMEENDGQRFIRMGWRFEMGDAAVLVSVNDGPQNTSRLEVTCVTQKQYTGRKQEVMELLNSRNRERAFSRSIDADGNVWLEYVGFYPTLTEMPQETFDTLFGGVLMHFQDDYAYLEGFQIQQQQPQA from the coding sequence ATGACCAATTCAGACACCGCCCTGCTGACCCTGGAAACCATCGCCAAGTACCTGAAAGAGAAAGAAGTTCAGCTCGACATGGAAGAGAACGACGGTCAGCGCTTCATTCGCATGGGCTGGCGCTTCGAGATGGGCGACGCCGCCGTGCTGGTGAGCGTGAACGACGGCCCTCAGAACACCAGCCGACTGGAAGTGACCTGCGTGACCCAGAAGCAGTACACGGGCCGCAAGCAGGAAGTGATGGAGCTGCTGAACAGCCGCAACCGCGAGCGTGCTTTCAGCCGCAGCATCGACGCCGACGGCAACGTCTGGCTGGAGTACGTGGGCTTCTACCCCACCCTCACCGAGATGCCCCAGGAAACCTTCGACACGCTGTTCGGCGGCGTGCTGATGCACTTCCAGGACGACTACGCCTACTTGGAAGGCTTCCAGATCCAGCAGCAGCAGCCCCAGGCATAA
- a CDS encoding M3 family metallopeptidase — MQPLGSDYVNTLRYGLTDGRWVDYGLNQNKRQGAYSNGVYPVGPYIFMSWNDTLPSMSTLAHEIGHSMHTHLSWAKQPYAHARYTLFAAEVASNFNQAMVRKSLFSTQSDTEFQVALIEEAMGNFHRYFFIMPTLARFEAEIHARVEAGRSLSAPDLNTLMADLLADGYGDGVQMDRERSGIMWGQFSTHLYSNFYAYQYATGISAAHQLLSAFDDDAEAARQRYLTFLGEGGRLDPLDALRNAGVDMEKPDAVEKTFEVLAGYVDRLEALLEERLASRPATS; from the coding sequence ATGCAGCCGCTCGGCTCCGACTACGTCAACACGCTGCGCTACGGCCTGACAGACGGGCGCTGGGTCGATTACGGTCTCAACCAGAACAAGCGTCAGGGGGCGTACAGCAACGGTGTATACCCGGTGGGGCCGTATATCTTCATGAGCTGGAACGACACGCTGCCCAGCATGAGCACGCTGGCCCACGAGATCGGTCACAGCATGCACACCCACCTGAGCTGGGCCAAGCAGCCCTACGCCCACGCCCGCTATACGCTGTTTGCTGCCGAGGTCGCCAGCAACTTCAATCAGGCGATGGTCCGCAAATCGCTGTTTTCCACGCAGTCGGACACCGAGTTTCAGGTCGCGCTGATCGAGGAGGCAATGGGGAATTTTCACCGCTACTTCTTCATCATGCCCACGCTGGCCCGCTTCGAGGCCGAGATTCATGCCCGCGTCGAGGCCGGGCGCAGCCTGTCGGCCCCCGATCTCAACACGCTGATGGCTGATCTGCTGGCCGACGGCTACGGCGACGGGGTGCAGATGGACCGGGAACGCAGCGGCATCATGTGGGGCCAGTTCTCGACCCACCTGTACAGCAATTTCTACGCGTATCAGTACGCCACCGGCATCAGTGCGGCGCACCAACTGCTGTCTGCCTTCGACGACGACGCAGAGGCCGCCCGCCAGCGCTATCTCACCTTCCTGGGCGAAGGCGGCAGACTCGATCCACTCGACGCACTCAGAAATGCGGGCGTGGACATGGAGAAGCCGGACGCGGTGGAGAAGACCTTCGAAGTTCTGGCAGGCTATGTAGACCGGCTGGAAGCGCTGCTGGAAGAACGTCTGGCATCCCGGCCTGCTACCAGCTAA
- a CDS encoding M3 family oligoendopeptidase, whose translation MTITDPPVRADLPREQTWDIEAIFATPDAWEQEAAAFPADLEALKTFQGRLGESPDTLAQFFQTDQTLRQRLGRLLSYASMTASVDGHDTVAADRRDRGNVLASQYTAVSAFSSPELLGLDEATLREWLKRPELQEFSVPLERLWRTRPHVRSAEVEELLGALGSPFGSARNIHPTLANMDLDFGSVDGVRIGHGNIDALTGSADRETRRLAWEQYADAHLNVKHGMAAALATGVRQNVFTARARNYPDALTAALSSTYIPSQVFHTLIETYQANLSTWHRYWAVRARWLGLERLREYDVKAPLSAAPRWSATRRRWTGSRRACSRSAPTTSTRCATA comes from the coding sequence ATGACCATCACCGATCCGCCCGTCCGCGCCGATCTGCCGCGTGAACAGACCTGGGATATCGAGGCGATCTTTGCCACACCCGACGCCTGGGAACAGGAAGCTGCGGCCTTTCCTGCCGATCTGGAGGCGCTCAAGACGTTTCAGGGACGGCTGGGCGAGTCTCCGGACACGCTGGCGCAGTTCTTCCAGACCGATCAGACGCTGCGGCAGCGCCTGGGCCGCCTGCTCAGCTACGCCAGCATGACAGCCAGCGTGGACGGACACGACACGGTGGCTGCCGACCGGCGCGACCGGGGCAACGTGCTGGCCTCGCAGTACACCGCCGTCAGTGCCTTTTCCAGTCCCGAACTGCTGGGCCTGGACGAAGCCACGCTGCGCGAATGGTTGAAGCGCCCCGAATTGCAGGAATTCAGCGTGCCGCTGGAGCGGCTGTGGCGCACCCGCCCGCACGTTCGCAGCGCCGAGGTGGAAGAACTGCTGGGCGCACTCGGCTCGCCGTTCGGCAGCGCCCGCAACATCCATCCCACGCTGGCGAATATGGATCTGGATTTTGGCAGCGTGGACGGCGTCAGGATCGGTCACGGCAACATCGACGCCCTGACCGGCTCGGCAGACCGCGAAACCCGCCGCCTGGCCTGGGAACAGTACGCCGACGCGCACCTGAACGTGAAGCACGGGATGGCGGCAGCGCTGGCGACGGGCGTGCGTCAGAACGTGTTCACGGCCCGCGCCCGCAACTACCCCGACGCGCTCACGGCGGCGCTCAGCAGCACCTACATTCCCAGTCAGGTCTTTCATACGCTCATCGAAACGTATCAGGCCAACCTGTCCACCTGGCACCGCTACTGGGCCGTTCGCGCCCGCTGGCTGGGCCTGGAGCGGCTGCGCGAATACGACGTGAAAGCCCCGCTGAGTGCTGCGCCCCGGTGGTCAGCTACGCGCAGGCGGTGGACTGGATCGCGGAGGGCATGCAGCCGCTCGGCTCCGACTACGTCAACACGCTGCGCTACGGCCTGA
- a CDS encoding alpha/beta fold hydrolase — MSGSYSHFVRVRGVLRHARVYPGPPEAAPLIVLPGLGCASWMYRRLARQLAQERTVWVYDHPGMGLSQGRPHVPRGIEDLTDHVANWMDVRGMRGVPILGHSLGGEVAIDLAARFPHLPSALILCAPTGIPENPSVVAQLTRLMLDLPRERLGLLPFALSSYLRTGPLRMLRLAQNQSVHETGPLIGLVKCPALVIDGTADPVIRAWTLDLMCERLQDGRALELPGGTHALMDSRPAEIAAATSELLRARS, encoded by the coding sequence GTGAGCGGCAGTTATTCGCATTTCGTGCGGGTGCGCGGGGTGCTGCGCCATGCGCGGGTGTACCCTGGCCCGCCCGAGGCAGCTCCGCTGATCGTGCTGCCAGGGCTGGGCTGCGCGTCGTGGATGTACCGCAGGCTGGCGCGGCAGCTGGCACAGGAACGCACGGTCTGGGTCTACGATCACCCCGGCATGGGCCTCAGCCAGGGCCGCCCGCATGTGCCGCGCGGCATCGAAGACCTGACCGACCATGTCGCCAACTGGATGGACGTGCGGGGCATGCGGGGGGTGCCGATCCTGGGACATTCGCTGGGCGGAGAAGTCGCCATCGATCTGGCGGCCCGCTTTCCACACCTGCCCAGCGCCCTGATTCTGTGCGCTCCCACGGGGATTCCCGAGAATCCCAGCGTGGTGGCGCAGCTGACCCGCCTGATGCTCGATCTGCCGCGCGAACGGCTGGGTCTGCTGCCTTTCGCGCTCAGTTCGTATCTGCGAACCGGACCGCTCCGGATGTTGCGGCTGGCACAGAACCAGAGCGTGCACGAAACGGGGCCGCTGATCGGGCTGGTAAAGTGCCCCGCCCTGGTCATCGACGGCACGGCTGATCCGGTCATTCGCGCCTGGACGCTCGACCTGATGTGCGAGCGGTTGCAGGATGGCCGCGCGCTGGAACTGCCGGGCGGCACCCACGCCCTGATGGACAGCAGGCCCGCCGAGATCGCGGCGGCGACCAGCGAACTGTTGCGAGCCCGCAGCTGA
- a CDS encoding alpha/beta fold hydrolase, whose amino-acid sequence MSAASSFQTFQDGPHRLVYRRSGQGTPLVLLHGLSGSRRWWRSNLKALEAVRCVYVVELVGYGSARRQRSLGVRAAARLLADWLDSLDLKGVDVVGHSMGGQIAMWLTVLRPQRIRRLVLACASGLLRKKWWQVALKLPGALRRGDLRFVPTILADGVRAGLPNLLRSSRDLLREDISELLPQIRTPTLVIWGERDVLVPPALGRMLAQTIAGARFVSLPRAGHVVMVDAPAEFNREVLRFLQQPLEGL is encoded by the coding sequence GTGAGTGCTGCTTCCAGTTTTCAGACCTTTCAGGATGGCCCGCACCGGCTGGTGTATCGCCGCAGCGGGCAGGGCACGCCGCTGGTGCTGCTGCATGGCCTCAGCGGATCGCGGCGCTGGTGGCGCTCCAACCTGAAGGCGCTGGAAGCGGTGAGGTGCGTGTACGTGGTGGAACTGGTCGGGTATGGGTCGGCCCGGCGTCAGCGTTCGCTGGGTGTGCGGGCGGCGGCGCGGCTGCTGGCCGACTGGCTCGATTCGCTCGATCTGAAGGGCGTGGATGTCGTCGGGCACAGCATGGGTGGGCAGATCGCGATGTGGCTGACGGTGCTGCGACCTCAGCGGATTCGCCGTCTGGTGCTGGCGTGTGCCAGTGGACTGCTGAGAAAGAAGTGGTGGCAGGTGGCCCTGAAGCTGCCGGGTGCGCTGCGGCGCGGCGATCTGCGCTTCGTGCCGACGATTCTGGCCGATGGCGTGCGGGCGGGCCTGCCGAACCTGCTCCGCAGCAGCCGCGACCTCCTGCGGGAAGACATCTCGGAGTTGCTGCCGCAGATCCGCACCCCGACGCTGGTGATCTGGGGAGAACGCGACGTGCTGGTGCCGCCCGCGCTGGGCCGCATGCTGGCGCAGACCATCGCCGGAGCCCGCTTCGTGTCGCTGCCCCGTGCGGGCCACGTCGTGATGGTGGATGCGCCCGCCGAGTTCAACCGCGAGGTGCTGAGATTTCTTCAGCAGCCTCTGGAGGGTCTGTGA
- the pdxT gene encoding pyridoxal 5'-phosphate synthase glutaminase subunit PdxT, whose translation MPPAGASGKKLNIGVLALQGAFREHRRMLESLGAAVTEVRLPADLDGLNGLVIPGGESTTIGKLMMDYGLREPIRAWYEAGGSVFGTCAGAILLSRTVLGAPPQFGSQPGLDLMEMTVRRNAFGRQVDSFQAGLDVSGLETPFPAMFIRAPIIEAVGEGAEVLAQYHGEIVLARQGRLLASSFHPELTRDARIHRLFLEMVEQQTESMEAEVARS comes from the coding sequence ATGCCACCCGCCGGGGCGAGCGGTAAGAAGTTGAACATCGGTGTGCTGGCACTCCAGGGAGCGTTCCGCGAGCATCGCCGGATGCTAGAAAGCCTGGGCGCAGCCGTGACCGAGGTGCGGCTGCCCGCCGATCTGGACGGGCTGAACGGACTGGTCATTCCCGGCGGCGAATCGACCACCATCGGCAAGCTGATGATGGATTACGGGCTGCGTGAGCCGATCCGGGCGTGGTATGAAGCGGGCGGCTCGGTCTTCGGGACCTGCGCCGGAGCGATTCTGCTCAGCCGCACGGTGCTGGGTGCGCCGCCGCAGTTCGGGTCGCAGCCGGGCCTCGATCTGATGGAGATGACGGTGCGCCGCAACGCCTTCGGGCGGCAGGTGGACAGCTTTCAGGCGGGCCTGGACGTGAGCGGCCTGGAGACTCCGTTTCCGGCCATGTTCATCCGTGCGCCCATCATCGAGGCGGTGGGGGAGGGGGCCGAGGTGCTGGCGCAGTATCACGGCGAGATCGTGCTGGCGCGGCAGGGACGGCTGCTGGCCTCCAGCTTCCACCCGGAGCTGACGCGCGACGCCCGCATCCACCGGCTGTTTCTGGAGATGGTGGAGCAGCAGACCGAGAGCATGGAAGCCGAGGTTGCCCGCTCCTAG
- the pdxS gene encoding pyridoxal 5'-phosphate synthase lyase subunit PdxS: protein MEPNTPQTATLPIKTGFAEMFKGGVIMDVVTPDQARIAEAAGATAVMALERVPADIRKDGGVARMSDPQMIRGIIGAVSIPVMAKVRIGHFVEAQILQALGVDFIDESEVLTPADESFHIEKSGFKVPFVNGAKNLGEALRRIGEGASMIRTKGEAGTGNVVEAVRHARTILGEIRSIQARPSEELMTVARDLQAPYELVRYIHEHGTLPVVNFAAGGIATPADAALMMQLGLDGVFVGSGIFKSGAGDLAQIEKRARAIVKAVTHYNNPDVLAEVGTDLGEAMVGINLDTLEIQERLATRGW, encoded by the coding sequence ATGGAACCTAATACTCCCCAGACGGCCACGCTGCCCATCAAGACCGGATTTGCCGAGATGTTCAAGGGCGGCGTGATCATGGACGTGGTGACGCCCGATCAGGCCCGCATTGCCGAGGCCGCCGGAGCGACAGCCGTGATGGCGCTGGAGCGCGTGCCTGCCGATATCCGCAAGGACGGCGGAGTGGCCCGCATGAGCGACCCGCAGATGATTCGGGGCATCATCGGAGCCGTCAGCATTCCGGTAATGGCGAAAGTTCGTATCGGGCACTTCGTGGAGGCCCAGATTCTGCAGGCGCTCGGCGTGGACTTCATCGACGAGTCGGAAGTGCTGACCCCTGCCGACGAGAGCTTCCACATCGAGAAGTCGGGCTTCAAGGTGCCCTTCGTGAACGGCGCCAAGAACCTGGGCGAAGCGCTACGCCGCATCGGAGAAGGGGCCAGCATGATCCGTACCAAGGGCGAGGCGGGCACCGGCAACGTGGTGGAAGCCGTGCGCCACGCCCGCACCATCCTGGGCGAGATTCGCAGCATCCAGGCGCGGCCCAGTGAGGAACTCATGACCGTGGCCCGCGACCTTCAGGCTCCCTATGAACTGGTGCGCTACATCCACGAGCACGGCACGCTGCCGGTGGTCAACTTTGCAGCGGGCGGTATCGCCACGCCTGCCGACGCCGCCCTGATGATGCAGCTCGGCCTCGACGGCGTGTTCGTGGGCAGCGGCATCTTCAAGAGCGGTGCGGGCGACCTCGCGCAGATCGAGAAGCGTGCCCGCGCCATCGTCAAGGCCGTGACGCACTACAACAACCCCGACGTGCTGGCCGAAGTCGGCACCGATCTGGGCGAGGCGATGGTGGGCATCAACCTGGATACGCTGGAGATTCAGGAACGGCTGGCGACGCGGGGCTGGTAA
- a CDS encoding response regulator, which yields MTRILIVDDELQILELLDLSMTQYGFAVTTANSGPEAVQLMRSGRFDVVILDVLMSPWDGFETARNLRSLPGCPPIVFLSGVSGLAEQQRGLSLGAAFLSKPFRPSRLSEVIWQVLDEKTAL from the coding sequence ATGACCCGAATCCTGATCGTCGACGACGAGCTTCAGATTCTGGAACTGCTCGACCTGAGCATGACCCAGTACGGCTTCGCTGTAACGACCGCCAATTCCGGTCCGGAAGCCGTACAGCTGATGCGCTCCGGACGCTTCGACGTGGTGATTCTCGACGTTCTGATGTCGCCCTGGGACGGCTTCGAGACGGCCCGCAACCTGCGAAGTCTGCCCGGCTGCCCGCCGATTGTCTTTCTGTCGGGTGTGTCGGGGCTGGCCGAGCAGCAACGCGGGCTGTCGCTGGGCGCGGCGTTTCTGTCCAAGCCCTTCCGGCCCTCCCGGCTGTCCGAGGTCATCTGGCAGGTGCTGGACGAAAAGACGGCGCTGTAA
- a CDS encoding peptidoglycan DD-metalloendopeptidase family protein, which yields MLVSSALLAASAQAGSLVSGTLLPFPPSFAAPALTLPLQAEPLPASLPGSALVIARHGDTGQQIADAYGVDVSALSPERTGTLPEGAVLRVSFAELPGSAAGVLPPGVSTYLVQSGDTLESIAAAHDLSVTELLSANLHLETLNKLAVGASLFVPQAQVGLLVRIKAGQSVQSLVRTYHADPAQVALANGFGLPNERQVGDYLLLPGVMATGFRQQLVARQERQEEVDRQARVQQQYERFQAYRVQVAQERQRATQAQYERYLVWQKQVQQQRLAKQQAIQTQYQNYLAWQHSEARQKLIEKYAAQAQFEAAQQAARVQAQALARAQAKSRQLNTVRAASTAQSQSAQDLSWPLRSFRVTSRFGERDIEFHKEFFHGGVDLAAPYGTPIYAAAGGTVTRSGYGDFGNNVYVENGNAVIIYGHMSRLGVSAGQTVQRGQLLGYVGCSGICTGPHLHFEVRLNGQAVDPLGLLP from the coding sequence TTGCTTGTAAGTTCCGCTCTGCTGGCTGCTTCCGCTCAGGCTGGAAGTCTGGTCAGCGGAACGCTGCTGCCCTTTCCGCCGTCTTTCGCTGCTCCTGCACTCACGCTTCCGCTTCAGGCAGAGCCGCTGCCCGCCTCCCTGCCTGGTTCGGCGCTGGTGATCGCCCGTCACGGCGACACCGGACAGCAGATCGCCGATGCATACGGCGTCGATGTATCTGCCCTGTCGCCAGAACGCACAGGCACGCTTCCCGAAGGTGCGGTGCTGCGCGTGTCGTTTGCGGAGCTGCCCGGCAGTGCGGCGGGGGTGCTGCCGCCCGGCGTCTCGACATACCTCGTTCAGTCGGGCGACACCCTGGAAAGCATCGCTGCTGCGCACGATCTGAGCGTCACCGAACTGCTGAGTGCCAATCTGCACCTCGAAACCCTGAACAAACTGGCGGTCGGGGCGAGCCTGTTCGTGCCGCAGGCTCAGGTGGGGCTGCTCGTCCGGATCAAGGCGGGCCAGTCGGTCCAGTCGCTCGTCAGGACGTATCACGCCGACCCCGCGCAGGTGGCGCTCGCCAACGGGTTTGGCCTGCCCAACGAGCGGCAGGTCGGTGATTATCTGCTGTTGCCGGGCGTGATGGCGACCGGATTTCGTCAGCAGCTCGTGGCCCGTCAGGAGCGTCAGGAAGAGGTAGACCGTCAGGCGCGGGTGCAGCAGCAATACGAGCGCTTTCAGGCCTACCGGGTGCAGGTCGCTCAGGAACGGCAGCGGGCGACCCAGGCGCAGTACGAGCGCTATCTGGTGTGGCAGAAGCAGGTGCAGCAGCAGCGACTGGCAAAACAGCAGGCCATTCAGACGCAGTATCAGAACTATCTGGCGTGGCAGCATAGCGAGGCGCGTCAGAAGTTGATTGAGAAATACGCGGCGCAGGCCCAGTTCGAGGCGGCGCAGCAGGCGGCCCGCGTGCAGGCGCAGGCACTTGCGCGGGCACAGGCCAAGTCCAGGCAGCTCAATACGGTGCGGGCTGCCTCCACCGCCCAGAGCCAGAGCGCCCAGGACCTGAGCTGGCCGCTCCGCAGCTTCCGTGTCACCAGCCGGTTCGGAGAACGCGACATCGAGTTTCACAAGGAGTTCTTTCACGGCGGCGTCGATCTGGCGGCTCCGTATGGGACGCCCATTTATGCGGCGGCTGGCGGTACGGTCACGCGCAGCGGATACGGCGACTTCGGAAACAACGTGTACGTCGAGAACGGCAACGCCGTCATCATCTATGGGCACATGAGCCGGCTGGGTGTGAGCGCGGGCCAGACGGTGCAGCGCGGCCAGCTGCTGGGCTACGTCGGCTGCTCGGGCATCTGTACCGGCCCACATCTGCATTTCGAGGTGCGGCTGAACGGTCAGGCGGTCGATCCGCTGGGCCTGCTCCCATGA
- a CDS encoding AAA family ATPase gives MQRILITGMSGAGKSSVCLELGRRGLDAVDTDTDAWCEWVGEPPDWQWREPELLRLLRTPRTRSLAVSGCKTNQGMFYAYFDQIVLLSAPLDVLLERVAARTDNPYGKAAHEREEIVRYFQTVEPLLRRGATAEFDTSILSVSQVADRILGQLSG, from the coding sequence ATGCAGCGAATTCTGATCACGGGGATGTCGGGGGCGGGCAAGTCCTCGGTCTGTCTGGAACTCGGACGGCGTGGCCTGGACGCTGTCGATACCGACACCGATGCGTGGTGCGAGTGGGTGGGAGAGCCACCGGACTGGCAGTGGCGGGAACCCGAGCTGCTGCGGCTGCTGCGAACGCCCCGCACGCGCAGTCTGGCGGTCAGTGGCTGCAAGACCAATCAGGGAATGTTTTATGCGTACTTCGACCAGATCGTGTTGCTCAGCGCTCCGCTGGACGTGCTGCTGGAACGCGTCGCGGCCCGCACCGACAACCCCTACGGCAAAGCGGCACACGAGCGGGAAGAGATCGTGCGGTACTTCCAGACCGTCGAGCCACTGCTACGGCGCGGTGCCACTGCCGAATTCGACACCTCCATCCTGAGCGTCTCGCAGGTGGCCGACCGAATCCTGGGTCAGCTGAGTGGGTGA
- the sucD gene encoding succinate--CoA ligase subunit alpha has translation MSILVNKDSKVIVQGITGREGLNHTKAMLAFGTKVVGGVTPGKGGQEVEGLPVFNSVAEAVEKLSPDVSIIFVPPAGAADSVLEAAHAGVPLIVLITEGVPTVDMMKAVQEVKALDAASRQNGGAGIRLIGGNCPGLVSSGETKIGIMPNRIYEQKGRIGLISRSGTLTYESAKLLGDAGLGCSTTVGIGGDPVIGTTFADVLPLFEADPDTDAIVVIGEIGGADEEAAAEYIAKHMKKPVVAFISGRSAPAGKRMGHAGAIIMGNVGTPESKLAAFAAAGVPVADTMPQIVELVKAALNK, from the coding sequence ATGAGCATTCTCGTCAATAAAGACAGCAAAGTCATCGTGCAGGGCATCACCGGGCGCGAGGGACTGAACCACACCAAAGCCATGCTGGCCTTCGGCACCAAGGTCGTCGGCGGCGTGACGCCCGGCAAGGGTGGTCAGGAAGTCGAGGGCCTGCCGGTCTTCAACAGCGTCGCTGAAGCAGTCGAGAAGCTGTCGCCCGATGTCAGCATCATCTTCGTGCCGCCCGCCGGAGCCGCCGACAGCGTGCTGGAAGCCGCACACGCGGGCGTTCCGCTGATCGTCCTCATCACCGAGGGTGTGCCCACCGTCGACATGATGAAGGCCGTGCAGGAAGTCAAGGCGCTCGACGCTGCCAGCCGCCAGAACGGTGGTGCGGGGATTCGCCTGATCGGTGGCAACTGCCCCGGTCTGGTCAGCAGCGGCGAAACCAAGATCGGCATCATGCCCAACCGCATCTACGAGCAGAAAGGCCGCATCGGTCTGATCTCGCGCAGCGGTACGCTCACCTACGAGTCGGCCAAACTGCTGGGCGACGCGGGGCTGGGCTGCTCGACCACCGTGGGCATCGGCGGCGATCCGGTCATCGGCACGACGTTTGCCGACGTGCTGCCGCTGTTCGAGGCCGACCCCGATACCGACGCCATCGTGGTGATCGGTGAGATCGGCGGGGCAGACGAGGAAGCGGCGGCGGAGTACATCGCCAAGCACATGAAGAAGCCCGTCGTGGCCTTCATCTCGGGCCGCAGCGCTCCTGCGGGCAAGCGCATGGGTCACGCCGGAGCCATCATCATGGGCAACGTGGGCACCCCCGAGAGCAAGCTGGCAGCCTTCGCGGCGGCTGGCGTGCCGGTGGCCGACACCATGCCGCAGATCGTCGAACTCGTCAAGGCGGCGCTGAACAAGTAA
- the sucC gene encoding ADP-forming succinate--CoA ligase subunit beta produces the protein MKLHEYQGKELLRRFGVNVQDGKVAYTPDEVRTIANDYGQAVVVKAQVYVGGRGKAGGVKFSPTPDKAYENGEKILGMDIKGLTVNKVLVTKAVDIDAGTEYYVGMIVDRNVQSFTLMACAEGGMEIEELAAERPEAIIRHRVDPVTGLRPYEAREVALKAGFKGNLNKIADIMVKMSRAAIELDANLVEINPLFIDEKGNPLALDTKFDVDDNALFRHPDLAALRESEADHPLEVEAAKYGFAYVKLDGSTGVLGNGAGIVMTTLDVVNRAGGKPANFLDIGGGARADIVYNAVKLVSKDPEVKSIFINIFGGITRADEVAKGVIQALKEGILTKPVRMRIAGTAEDEAKALLAEVDSDLIKMYPDMFQAAEAAVAEAAK, from the coding sequence GTGAAACTTCACGAATATCAGGGTAAGGAACTGCTCCGCCGCTTCGGCGTGAACGTGCAGGACGGCAAGGTGGCCTACACCCCCGACGAGGTGCGAACCATCGCCAACGATTACGGTCAGGCCGTGGTCGTCAAAGCGCAGGTGTACGTGGGCGGACGCGGCAAGGCAGGCGGCGTGAAGTTCAGCCCCACCCCCGACAAGGCCTACGAGAACGGCGAGAAGATTCTGGGCATGGACATCAAGGGCCTGACCGTCAACAAGGTGCTCGTGACCAAGGCCGTCGATATCGACGCGGGCACCGAGTACTACGTGGGCATGATCGTGGACCGCAACGTCCAGAGCTTTACCCTGATGGCCTGTGCCGAGGGCGGCATGGAAATCGAGGAACTGGCTGCCGAGCGCCCCGAGGCGATCATTCGTCACCGCGTCGATCCGGTCACGGGTCTGCGGCCCTACGAGGCGCGTGAAGTGGCGCTGAAGGCGGGCTTCAAGGGCAACCTGAACAAGATCGCCGACATCATGGTCAAGATGAGCCGTGCGGCCATCGAACTCGACGCCAATCTGGTCGAGATCAACCCGCTGTTTATCGACGAGAAGGGCAACCCGCTGGCGCTCGACACCAAGTTCGATGTCGATGACAACGCGCTGTTCCGCCACCCGGATCTGGCCGCGCTGCGCGAGTCGGAAGCCGATCACCCGCTGGAAGTCGAGGCCGCCAAGTACGGCTTCGCCTACGTCAAGCTCGACGGCAGTACCGGCGTGCTGGGCAACGGTGCAGGCATCGTCATGACCACGCTGGACGTGGTGAACCGTGCGGGCGGCAAGCCTGCCAACTTCCTCGACATCGGCGGCGGTGCACGCGCCGATATCGTGTACAACGCGGTCAAGCTGGTGTCCAAAGATCCGGAAGTCAAGAGCATCTTCATCAACATCTTCGGCGGCATCACCCGCGCCGACGAGGTTGCCAAGGGTGTCATTCAGGCGCTGAAAGAGGGCATCCTGACCAAGCCCGTTCGCATGCGGATCGCCGGAACCGCCGAAGACGAAGCCAAGGCGCTGCTGGCGGAAGTCGATAGCGACCTGATCAAGATGTACCCAGACATGTTCCAGGCCGCAGAGGCCGCCGTCGCGGAGGCCGCCAAATGA